TGATATGCGATTAAAATCATATCAgttaatgatatattaaaatttgGACTATATGTAACTTCGAATGttgttttattatgattattttttttggatGTTTTCATAATTTGCATATTATCCatagaattttttttgttattaaaTTGAAGAGATGTATTATTAACCCACTTTTTTAATTCGTTTAATGTTTCACATACTTGAGTATTTAGAAAATTCGTTAGTGTTTTGAAATGAAATGTGttagtaataatattaggtgacatatatttattatatatattttgaaaatttGAAAAAAGATGAACTTTTTTATCTGCAAAAATTAGAATATCATCTACAAAAGGgtcaaatatatataacttatGAGTTGAAGGgtttttatatgtattatgTTTTTCATTGTGTTGTGTATTCATATATGAATCAGTATTAttcttcttattattatgattaatattatgattaaCATCTTGATATTGATCGTGGTCttgatttatatttttatttatattgttgatgaaattattatttgagAAACCATTTGCAGAAGTAGCCGATATGGATATGTTCgtaaaagatatattaaataaagtcataatatataaaagtttGATACAAAAAgttttaaatttattaatatttttatattcatatggTACTAATATATACTTTGGTAAGTCTAgatcattataataagaatattttCCCCACAAATgaacatttttaaaaaagaattcattcatatagaaaaaagaaaatagataattaataatttctGAAAAGAAATGctttgaatatatatatttatatgttataacACCGAATTGTTCATTTACAAAATtatctttaattttttgtacttgatttttttttctttggAAATAATTAGTATGactattattaattaatatatattgaatatgagaatttgtatttaaatgaatagttataataaataaatatacaacataatataatgttttttgtaaagaataatttaaaatatttttttgttgaTATTCCAAATGATCACAAAAAGATAAGAAATCTAAACAATAACTTAATTTACTAAAATCAAAATCATTAAATGGTATActtaataaattatcatatatataataatatgattgtgaataattatattcattagctagattaatataaaaaaaatcatGACAATCTTGTAATAATTTGcttgtaatttttttatttttattttttacatatatcatatttaatagttctatataattattattagcatctttataaaataaataagaatttaatagttccatatttataatgaCACCTTTGTTATTAANNNNNNNNNNNNNNNNNNNNNNNNNNNNNNNNNNNNNNNNNNNNNNNNNNNNNNNNNNNNNNNNNNNNNNNNNNNNNNNNNNNNNNNNNGTGGTATTTCTTGAACCTAtacttaaaaaatatatagtatTTAATATCGATCTTATATCACTTTTACATATATCAATTAACTTATTTATAGcttcattattaattttaatattttctttatcacatatataattgatACGTGTCTTTAGCATTtctatattaatattttccaCAATAATGACTTTACtaatttttcttaattCCTTTAAACttttatgataaatatcattacatatacatatgataggtctttttataatgcttttattttttttatcttttttatttaaaaatttcaTTATACTATCAATATTTTGTTGGGTACTAGATAATCCATCTATTTCATCTATAATGCATAAATTTGGTTTAGATATGACAGAATTAATACATACAACAGATTCTATAAATGGTATGAGTGTTTCTTTATTTCTATCATCACTACCATTAATTTCTATAAcattaaatttaaaatgaTTCGCAATAACATATGCTAAGGTTGTTTTACCTTTTCCTGATGAACCACCTAATAATAGAACTCTTTCaaaatcattatttttttcttgttctgatttaatattattatttgaattcATATTCttctcattttttattttatcattcCATTTCTTTAACCATGATAAAACTTCAAGATTTATTGATTCATCTGTTAATAATTCTGAGAAATATTTAGCTCGATATTTTTCTAcaaaatttatattgttCTGATGATTGTCTGTTTGTTGTTCCCCTTTCATTTGTTGTTCCCCTTTCATTTGTTGTTCCTCCTTCATTTGTTGTTCctttttcctttttatttcaCTAATAATTTTATCTTCTTCTTTAATTTGTGCTAACAATTGTTCTAATAATTTTCTAAaatctttattatttttgcTTATTAAATTATGACGACCTGACATGTTGTGTTCctcatatttattttctatatattcatttacattatgatcatttatataatttattccatcttcttttcttttttgaATATACATAGGAGGATAATTATGATTAcaatcatatattttaataaaatcgttaatatcttcattactatttaataatttttttatttctttttttttttgtaaacttatttgttcttttttaaaaaatatatcatcacctaataaattattcttatatacatattctcttaaaaacatataattattaaaaatataattgcttgaaaaattattatctattatatctttatgGAAATGATTCAAATGTAACCCTTGGTTATATCCACAATTACtccttttattattataaatattattatttatattttcatttcgtcttttcttttttttatttaatagTAATTCATACTCGTCGTATATAtcaaatttatttttctctCTTACacttttttctttattaatttcttcGTTTAAGATATAGTCGAATCCGCTTAAATCGTCTGCATAGTTTGAATTCTCATCCATCAGTTTGGCTTAATCACAAACACTcaatagaaaaaaaaaaaaaatatatatatatatatatatattatatatatatattatatatgtgtgtcTTTTGCTTGATATATTTTGCTATTCCCTTGGCCTTgagaaataaaatatttttaaaatatatcaatCTCGCAAGGaaagtaaataaataaatatataaatatatataaatatatatatatataacacattaatgttttttttttatgtttgTCGCTCTTATAAAGTATAATTTATAATGTATAATATAGAAGgtacttttttttttttttttttttatttttttttatttttattttattttattttattttatttttttctttcataagacataaaaatgtatatgaaatacatacatatatttattattatatatttaagaaagtgctttttcttaattacgtcaaaaaaaaaaaaaaaaaaaaaaaaaaggacAGTCgcgaaaaaaaaaagttatatattCAACTAAACTTCTATGACACATgcaaatatataaaagaaaaaattacaaatatGAAAGTAATCTAATATGGATATATgtaacatatatatatatatatatacaccttattttaatataccCCAATTTGTATCTAATATTCTGTATGTTGCTgattaaaataaatactaaacataatattatcaaatagatattaaaatgtatgtacataataatatgtatatatgataaaGCTATATgctaaaaaaaaatgaatacGTAAGActatattttaaaaagaatatttcgagtattttatatatatgggtatcttaaaatattgtttcccccaaaaaaaaagaaaataaaataaaaataaaaataaaaataaaataaaataaaataaaataagaacaaaataaaaacaaaataaaaaaaaaacaaaataaaaaaaaaaaaaaaacaaaataaaaacaaaataaaaaaaaaataaaaaaaaaatgaaattaaaaattttttttgcctttttttatattttaataattatataatattcttatataatttaatatacataaataaatttctttatttgtttcttcatttttatattttataatttttataatatattataattttgaGAAGATGGCATGTGagaaagaaaatgaaataagCGAAAATAGTTGgcaaaaaaataatgataatggAAGCGAGATAAATATGTgtataaaagaaaatagTTTAAAATACGaagaagataatataaatgaaaatatatcatatgatgatataataagccaaaatttaaatgaaaaaaattcatCAGAAAGTTCTATTGATTCTTTATTTACagaagataataataaaaaaaaaatatataatactaaaaataatataaatataaaaaataagttaagcaaaaatattaataaaacaatTGAAGAAAATAGTCACATATCTATTAATACAGAATATACATATAGTTActataataacaaaaatatgaCAAATAATTTGTGTAATAGTAAATATATGAACAcagatataaataatacattgTGTAAGgatattataataaatgatattaataataaggacataataataactgatattaataataataaggatctaataataactgatattaataataaggACGAAATAATAActgatattaataataaggATCTAATAAGTGATATTAATAAGAACAAAATATCgaaagatatatataagaaagaaaatatgaacggtgataatatttataataaagaaaagaaaaaaactCTTCTAGTAAATCAAGCAGTTTTCTTTACTCCTAAAAAAAGTACACTTAATTCAAGcaatgaaaaaaaagatatggaatataaaaagttaaaaaatatcaatCATGATAATATATCCAAGGATATTATAAATGGTCATTCTTCATACAAGAAATTTTATGAAGCAAATAGTATGACAagtattaataataataatagtagtaataattatttaaataatattgaagagaaaagaaataaaaatgaaacCTTTAGCACGCAAACCATTTTGAGAAGAAAAGAAAACTTATTActtgataataataatattaataataataataataatattaatggtgtaaatatatgtaaGGATGTGAAAGAGATAAAcaatgataatattaataatatgaataaatttGAATACTTAATGTGTCAAGATAAAGAAGAGAGAGaaaaacaagaaaaaaatatatacacaaTTATGGGATCAGAAATAGAAAgagataaaaataaagataaatataatgaaatgaataaagataaatatagtgaaataaacaaaaatatatttaatgatatatataatgataataaaaatatagatgttgatataaaaagaaaaggtAGTAACAgttataaaattaatacatataataaaatgattaatatagaaaatgatatgaatggttatcatcataataGTAGTCGTAGTGAACataattttgatatattcaacgaaaatgaaagaataaaattttttcatgtgaataaattaaattctattaatgataaagaaaatgatataagtagtaattcaaaaaaactggattatttaaatttatgtaattattcaacagaaaaaaaaactgATATGTTAAATTTGTTACAAGAACTTTTAAGTTATTGTGAATGTCTAAAaagaaatagaaaaaaaagtagTTATGAAATTCAAAAAATCAGAGAAAGTTATAATAAAGTATCtgatttattaaaagaaacGTTAAAAAGAGAACAGAATAGTCATATCAAAATTGAAGAattaagaaatattataaataattataatgaaaaatttgagagaataaaaaatagtTCTGAAGGTACTATCacaaatttaaataaaaatgtacAAACACTAAtagaattaaataataatttagaaaatgaaatgaataaaataattgaagaaaatatatatcttcGAAAAACAATACAACATGAAATATCACTTAACAAAGAAATTAATGATTTAAGAAAACAAATTGAAATCTTAAGTAATGATAAAATTCTACTTATTGATCAAATAGATTCTTTAAGATTAGAAAATTCAAAAatagaaaatgaaaaaaatgttcTTTTAAGTGATAAAACTATACTTAACTGTAAAATTGATCAATtagaaaatgaaattaaaaataatgtacacatacataaaaaaaacttatctgaaaaagaagataataatccattcattatatatacagatgaagaaattaatgaacatattaataattatttaaatttaaatcATGAGGAAAGAAAAGAACTTTTCAAAAATTTCTTGTATCACTGGAGAGAAACAAATAAAGCTGGTCAAAAGTTTTACGACCAAgcattttataattaaaaaaaaaaaaaaaaaaaaaaaaaaaaaatatatatatatatatatttatattaattatcatcattttaGTGCCTTGAATCATAAGGGCACAAAGCTgatcatatatatacatacacattttaatcattatattaataataagtataatataatattatgatatattatattacattGCAGTTGTAAATGATGGAAaccattttttttttttattttgacATATCGTTTATAATTCATTccataaaaattattcaaaCACTTGCgtgaatatatatatgagtGTAGTACGATATGAGATGTTTTCTCACGTAccattattttatatgtacacattttttattttttattttttattttttattcttttatttttttattctttttatttttgttatgcatatttaatatttcaagccttttataatagtttttatatatatttacaaacatattaaaaagaaaaaaataattaatcAAATTAGattgatataataaattaaattttgaaaaatatattgtacaatttttttaccccattttttcttttttcttaatCTCAACAATGTCACCCCTAAACAACAACcaaatgtttatatatatatatatatatatatatatatttatatatatatatatatatttatttatatttatatttatatttatgtgtatatatatttttttttttttttttttctttgtttATTTCTCATAGGCTCCAAATcaattcaaaaaaaaaaaagacatttttttggtaaaaaatgaaaacaTTTAATCCTGTGAGAACAAGAAAGGTAATATTCTACATACACATTTTAAACATaacaaattataaaatCTT
This window of the Plasmodium gaboni strain SY75 chromosome 1, whole genome shotgun sequence genome carries:
- a CDS encoding putative replication factor c protein, which encodes MDENSNYADDLSGFDYILNEEINKEKSVREKNKFDIYDEYELLLNKKKKRRNENINNNIYNNKRSNCGYNQGLHLNHFHKDIIDNNFSSNYIFNNYMFLREYVYKNNLLGDDIFFKKEQISLQKKKEIKKLLNSNEDINDFIKIYDCNHNYPPMYIQKRKEDGINYINDHNVNEYIENKYEEHNMSGRHNLISKNNKDFRKLLEQLLAQIKEEDKIISEIKRKKEQQMKEEQQMKGEQQMKGEQQTDNHQNNINFVEKYRAKYFSELLTDESINLEVLSWLKKWNDKIKNEKNMNSNNNIKSEQEKNNDFERVLLLGGSSGKGKTTLAYVIANHFKFNVIEINGSDDRNKETLIPFIESVVCINSVISKPNLCIIDEIDGLSSTQQNIDSIMKFLNKKDKKNKSIIKRPIICICNDIYHKSLKELRKISKVIIVENINIEMLKTRINYICDKENIKINNEAINKLIDICKSDIRSILNTIYFLSIGSRNTTXXXXXXXXXXXXXXXXXXXXXXXXXXXXXXNNKGVIINMELLNSYLFYKDANNNYIELLNMIYVKNKNKKITSKLLQDCHDFFYINLANEYNYSQSYYYIYDNLLSIPFNDFDFSKLSYCLDFLSFCDHLEYQQKNILNYSLQKTLYYVVYLFIITIHLNTNSHIQYILINNSHTNYFQRKKNQVQKIKDNFVNEQFGVITYKYIYSKHFFSEIINYLFSFFYMNEFFFKNVHLWGKYSYYNDLDLPKYILVPYEYKNINKFKTFCIKLLYIMTLFNISFTNISISATSANGFSNNNFINNINKNINQDHDQYQDVNHNINHNNKKNNTDSYMNTQHNEKHNTYKNPSTHKLYIFDPFVDDILIFADKKVHLFSNFQNIYNKYMSPNIITNTFHFKTLTNFLNTQVCETLNELKKWVNNTSLQFNNKKNSMDNMQIMKTSKKNNHNKTTFEVTYSPNFNISLTDMILIAYQNSYKKSFQTYFENEQNNQKNLKLVNKNDQEKQFNVEHNILKTKVLFNKQHTNLTISDLVTQEKQYMKETINKDIQIYFAGRYVKTKGSYKNIEERCNAVLQPLNFYIYQID
- a CDS encoding hypothetical protein (conserved Plasmodium protein, unknown function) — its product is MACEKENEISENSWQKNNDNGSEINMCIKENSLKYEEDNINENISYDDIISQNLNEKNSSESSIDSLFTEDNNKKKIYNTKNNINIKNKLSKNINKTIEENSHISINTEYTYSYYNNKNMTNNLCNSKYMNTDINNTLCKDIIINDINNKDIIITDINNNKDLIITDINNKDEIITDINNKDLISDINKNKISKDIYKKENMNGDNIYNKEKKKTLLVNQAVFFTPKKSTLNSSNEKKDMEYKKLKNINHDNISKDIINGHSSYKKFYEANSMTSINNNNSSNNYLNNIEEKRNKNETFSTQTILRRKENLLLDNNNINNNNNNINGVNICKDVKEINNDNINNMNKFEYLMCQDKEEREKQEKNIYTIMGSEIERDKNKDKYNEMNKDKYSEINKNIFNDIYNDNKNIDVDIKRKGSNSYKINTYNKMINIENDMNGYHHNSSRSEHNFDIFNENERIKFFHVNKLNSINDKENDISSNSKKLDYLNLCNYSTEKKTDMLNLLQELLSYCECLKRNRKKSSYEIQKIRESYNKVSDLLKETLKREQNSHIKIEELRNIINNYNEKFERIKNSSEGTITNLNKNVQTLIELNNNLENEMNKIIEENIYLRKTIQHEISLNKEINDLRKQIEILSNDKILLIDQIDSLRLENSKIENEKNVLLSDKTILNCKIDQLENEIKNNVHIHKKNLSEKEDNNPFIIYTDEEINEHINNYLNLNHEERKELFKNFLYHWRETNKAGQKFYDQAFYN